TGGACTATTGATAGACAACACCTTCAATTAAAAATAAGCACCTTTTAAAGTTACTTGATCTTAATGTGTTAGGAACACACGCGGGATGCGTGCGCCAGCCGTGAGAAATGCTCCCTACTTTAGCTAAACAATCTTGAAGTCAATAGACAAAATGAATGGTTTGTAGCGCATTATTAAAAGCTGAGAGGAGTTCTTGTGGTAAAGTAAACAATATATCGGCAATAAGATTCTTTTAGGGGAGAAAATCTCTGTTAAACTAGTGTTAAGAGGTGAATAGTCTATAAAAAAGAGTGTTATGGTAAAATGTGTTTTGGTTGGTCAAGGCAACAAGGGCATGGCACCACGACAGTTGCTTACAAAATAAATTTTAATGAAGTGTGGCTGGTAAAACTGAGGTTAAAAATGCGTATTTATTTGGTTACCACCCCTTAAGATGCGGGCAAAGTTTTTATCTATCTTTCGAATCTCCTACCTTGCCAATAAATTACAAACAAAAAATTGATATGAAAACAGCAGACATTCATACAAATAAGGGAGTAATGAAAGTAGAGTTTTTTGAAAAAGACGCTCCCGGGACAGTAGCTAACTTTATAAAACTTGCCAATGAAGGTTATTACGATGGTTTGGCGTTTCATCGTGTGATCCCAAACTTTGTAGTACAAGGTGGTTGTCCAGATGGCACAGGTGCCGGAGGACCAGGCTATAGCATTGCTTGTGAGTTGGATGGCGACAACCAATACCACGATAAAGGGGTGTTGTCTATGGCGCACCGTGGAAGAGATACTGGTGGTTCACAATTCTTTATTTGCCACAATCGCCAAAACACACAGCACCTCGACCGT
This sequence is a window from Microscilla marina ATCC 23134. Protein-coding genes within it:
- a CDS encoding peptidylprolyl isomerase — its product is MKTADIHTNKGVMKVEFFEKDAPGTVANFIKLANEGYYDGLAFHRVIPNFVVQGGCPDGTGAGGPGYSIACELDGDNQYHDKGVLSMAHRGRDTGGSQFFICHNRQNTQHLDRVHTVFGKVIEGLEVIDTIREGDVMEKIVVNQVEA